Genomic window (Deltaproteobacteria bacterium):
CTCGTCGATAAGGGAATAGATGGCTCCACCGTGTGCCATGCCGAAGAGATTCTCCATCTCCCGGGTAAATCTCATCTCTACCCGGGAGTATCCCTTCCCGACCTCTTCTACCTTCATGTCGAGCAGCCGCGCAAAGGGTTCCTGCCTGGTCCGTTCGGCGAGTCTGGCATGGATCTGCTCCTCTTCCATGGCTTCGGCCTCCTCGAAAAGGGGCCCACCCCATCTCCGACCCTGGAAGATGGAGGGTGGGACAGCCTCTCAAAAGATCTCGAATCTCACCTCGGCAACGGCCCCTCCGCGGGAGATACGAAAAGCCCTAGCCCGGGGGACCGGGTCTTTCAGGGAGATGATAAAATAGAGAGCCTCAGTGAAATACGCCTTTTCAATGTCCAGTTGTGAGGGGTAGCTCTCCGTTTCGGGATGGGAATGGTAGACGGCCAAAAGGTCCAGACCCAGACCCTCTATCTCCGTCAGGGCATGAAACTCCTGTTCCGGAGCGGCGAGGTAGGAGACCGGGCTCTTCTCCTGATTCTCGAGGGGGTAGACTCTCGTAACCACGCCCTCCCGGCCTGCAAGGAGCCCGCAGCACTCTAGAGGCAGCTCCCTCCCCGCATGGTTTATCATCTCCCGAAAAATCGCTTCAGGGATTCTCATCATGGCCCCTAACCGTTCAAGAACTCCACCGATCCGGAGAATTCAACCTCACCAGAGCAAGGCCCTGAGCCCGTCATGGGCCACGGTCACCTTGCAGGAGATATCCAAATCCGCTATTACCCGGTCGACCCTTTCCTGCCATTCCCGGTGGCACGTGGGCACCTTGTACGGCAGCCCGGTAACAGGGCTCTTCATGGGATCCAGGGGTCTGACTTTCTTGAAGCCCCCCCACTCGTCTCCGGGGAGGACGTCTACATCCGAGATGTGGACCAGAAAGACAGCCGATTTAGGGCTCCACTTCCGGATGTACTCGATGGCCCTTTGAAAGCTCATGTGTCCGGGCTGGTTGGAGGCCGGCTCATTGAAGGAATTGCACGAGAGGATCAGGATATCCGGGTTTTCAAGGATGGAGTCCTCTCCCGGAACATCGACAAAATCCGATGTATAGACGAGTCTCTTCGGCCCGTTGCCCGTTTCCTCTTCAAAGACATATCCGACGCTCCCTCCGGCCGAATCGCTGTGCACGGTCCTGAAGGGAGTGACCCGGGTTCTGAGGCTATCCAGTGGTCTTCCCGCCCGGACGGACCTTTTCTCCAGGAGCTTGCCCAGCAGATAATCGAACCGCCGTCCCACGATCTCCCAGGTCTTCTCGGTGGCAAAGGCGGGAACGGGACTCCACCTCTCCTGCCTCCTGTTGCGCCGCAAGGCCTCGAGCTCATCCAGACCGATATAATGATCGCTGTGGCCATGCGTTATCAGGAGGGCATCGATATGATCGACCCGGTTTCGTATCAGCTGGATCCTCATGTCCGGGCCGCAATCGACGAGAATACTCTCTTTTCCCCTCACAAGAATGGAGGTGCGCAACCTCTCTTCTCCCAGCAGCCTCATCTTCTCGCATATCTGGCATCGACAGCCATGCTCCGGCAGGCCCCAGGCGCTGCCGGTCCCCAGGAAAATCGCCTCCATTCGGTCACCCGTGAGTCGAAAAGAGCCGGGCTTGCCCCGCTTTTCGATGAATGATCCCTGCAACTCGGTTGATCCTACATTTGCCTATCTCTTTGGGAGCCTGCTGCAGACTCGGACCCCCGGGAAAAGACGTCTCGCCTCCCCTTACGACATTCTCTTCAGGTAGTCGAAAACGAGCTCACCCTCTGCCAGGACCTTGTCCCAGAGGCCGGGCCTTTCTCTGACGAGCCTGATCTCGATGAGATAGACCGTGTGAACTCCGAAGTAGTCAATATAGTTACGAATTTTCAGAAAGGTCCTCGGATCTTCCTCGAATCGGTAGGTCCTGCTCTCCGGGCCGCGTTCTTGTACCGACCATCTGTTCTCCAGGAGGTACGCCTCCAAATCCTCCAGGAAAGCACCGACCACGGCCTCCTTCTCCCTTTTCTCCCAGGGACTCACCCTCCAGTGGGGGAAATAGGTAAGCCTGAGGGTCTTGTACCGCTCCGAGAGTGTATCGAGCTTCTCCTCCTTCACTTCCCCCGCCTCTCCATCCATTTTCTGCCCCACTTCCGCCGACTTCACCTGAACCCGCCGGAGCCCCAAAAGAATCCGAAGGTTCTACTCCCCGACCGGGAGATACCGGAAGAGATCCCTCCTTGTCTCCCTCCTATCCGTATCTTCTTTGCGATCCCTCCAGGGATATTTATATAGGATTCGCGGTTCGCGGTCAAACCTCGAGCTTTCCTCACGTGAGGAAAGCTCAAACAAAAAAGGCTGTGGAGTTGCCTGAGTTTTCGGCCGAGGATTCTTGCAAGTATATGACTTCACGATCTTTTTCTGTCTTGGCAGGAGAACACCCTTGTCCCCTCGCTCCTGAGCTCACGCGGTGACCCTATCAAGGTTCGCGGGTGGGGATTGATGGGTACCCCACCGCTTCCGCAATGTCGCTCGGAGGCAAGGGTGTTCTCCAAAAGTCAGGAAACTCCACAAAAAGGCTTGACCCCTGATCCCAAAAAGGATAGCCTCTCTTCCCAGAGACGACCTCAGACCCCTTGACATTCGATCGGGCTCGGGGGTCTGTCGAGAGGGTCGAAGGAGGAGAGGAACCGTGAGCAAGGTTGGAATCGTCAGGAATGAACGGTACCTTCTCCATGACATGGGCTATCATCCAGAATCCCCGGAGCGCCTCCGAGTCATATACCAGGCCCTGGAAGAGGGGGAGGTGAAGGGGCTTTTTGAGGAGATTCCGGCAAGGGCCGCCTCCAGGGGGGAGATCGAAACCGTCCATGATCCCTCCTATGTGGACCTGGTGGAACAGACCGCTGGAAAATCCCATGTCCAGCTCGACCCCGACACCTCCACCTGTGCGGCTTCTTACGAGGCTGCGATCTGGGCAGC
Coding sequences:
- a CDS encoding M67 family metallopeptidase → MMRIPEAIFREMINHAGRELPLECCGLLAGREGVVTRVYPLENQEKSPVSYLAAPEQEFHALTEIEGLGLDLLAVYHSHPETESYPSQLDIEKAYFTEALYFIISLKDPVPRARAFRISRGGAVAEVRFEIF
- a CDS encoding MBL fold metallo-hydrolase translates to MQGSFIEKRGKPGSFRLTGDRMEAIFLGTGSAWGLPEHGCRCQICEKMRLLGEERLRTSILVRGKESILVDCGPDMRIQLIRNRVDHIDALLITHGHSDHYIGLDELEALRRNRRQERWSPVPAFATEKTWEIVGRRFDYLLGKLLEKRSVRAGRPLDSLRTRVTPFRTVHSDSAGGSVGYVFEEETGNGPKRLVYTSDFVDVPGEDSILENPDILILSCNSFNEPASNQPGHMSFQRAIEYIRKWSPKSAVFLVHISDVDVLPGDEWGGFKKVRPLDPMKSPVTGLPYKVPTCHREWQERVDRVIADLDISCKVTVAHDGLRALLW